A region of Campylobacter concisus DNA encodes the following proteins:
- a CDS encoding exodeoxyribonuclease III — protein MKLISWNVNGLRALVTKDGFGWLDEIRPDFLALQEIKVKESDVPKEIYNLGFKDISVNSGERAGYSGVMSLANFEISTQKAAFFDDTEGRVLEHRFNDIVLFNIYFPNGQKDDERLAYKMDFYEKFLAYCKELVKNGKEVIFCGDVNTAHREIDLKNPKANAKTSGFLPIERAWIDEVLKSGFIDTFRAINGDVADAYSWWSYRFNARAKNVGWRIDYFFISQGLKDRLKDAFILPEVTGSDHCPVGIDIEI, from the coding sequence TTGAAACTTATTAGTTGGAACGTAAATGGCCTTAGAGCACTTGTAACAAAAGATGGCTTTGGTTGGCTTGATGAGATAAGGCCTGATTTTTTGGCGCTTCAAGAGATTAAAGTCAAAGAAAGTGATGTGCCAAAGGAAATTTATAACCTTGGTTTTAAAGATATAAGCGTAAACTCAGGCGAGAGAGCCGGATACTCTGGCGTGATGAGCCTAGCAAATTTTGAAATTTCTACACAAAAGGCAGCTTTTTTCGACGACACGGAGGGGCGTGTTTTGGAGCATAGATTTAATGATATTGTACTTTTTAATATCTATTTTCCAAACGGCCAAAAGGATGACGAGCGCCTAGCCTATAAAATGGACTTTTACGAGAAATTTTTAGCTTACTGCAAAGAGCTTGTAAAAAACGGCAAAGAGGTGATATTTTGTGGTGATGTAAATACCGCTCACCGTGAGATCGACCTTAAAAATCCAAAGGCAAATGCCAAAACTTCTGGCTTTTTACCTATCGAGCGAGCATGGATCGATGAGGTACTAAAAAGCGGCTTTATAGATACTTTTAGAGCTATAAATGGCGACGTAGCGGACGCTTACTCGTGGTGGAGCTATCGCTTTAATGCAAGGGCTAAAAATGTCGGCTGGAGAATTGATTATTTCTTTATTTCACAAGGATTAAAAGATAGGCTAAAAGACGCATTTATCTTGCCAGAGGTCACAGGCAGCGATCACTGCCCAGTTGGGATAGATATAGAAATTTAG
- a CDS encoding diacylglycerol kinase: MRNQPEYKFLKNFGYAREGLAEIFKNEKSFRIEICIFLLATLSLFFWNFGLVFNLFLIFSMAFVIVCECLNSGLERVTDLTSPDYHALAKAAKDAGSAAVMIANFLCGALWCVAIGYKIWG; encoded by the coding sequence ATGAGAAACCAGCCAGAGTATAAATTTTTAAAAAATTTTGGCTATGCAAGAGAGGGTTTGGCTGAAATTTTTAAAAATGAAAAGAGCTTTCGAATAGAAATTTGCATATTTTTATTAGCAACACTATCGCTATTTTTTTGGAATTTTGGCCTTGTTTTTAATCTATTTTTGATCTTTAGCATGGCATTTGTGATAGTTTGCGAGTGCCTAAACTCTGGCTTAGAGCGAGTAACTGATCTTACAAGCCCAGACTATCACGCCCTAGCAAAGGCGGCAAAAGATGCAGGAAGTGCGGCTGTGATGATCGCAAATTTCTTATGTGGCGCACTTTGGTGCGTGGCAATAGGATATAAAATTTGGGGCTAG
- a CDS encoding replication/maintenance protein RepL produces MNEEIYKAIIGEKKVEIINLLVKSCDENGFIVVKISEICEKLDVSKPTVINTFKLLEEKKIFERVKNGVYRFKNL; encoded by the coding sequence ATGAATGAAGAAATTTACAAGGCAATAATTGGCGAGAAAAAGGTAGAAATTATAAATTTGCTAGTTAAAAGCTGTGATGAAAATGGCTTTATTGTAGTAAAAATTTCAGAAATTTGTGAAAAGCTAGATGTGAGCAAACCAACCGTTATAAATACCTTTAAGCTACTTGAAGAGAAGAAAATTTTCGAGCGAGTGAAAAATGGAGTTTATAGATTTAAAAATTTATAG
- a CDS encoding molybdopterin-binding protein, with protein sequence MSISARNQLNVEISEVRTGVVNSLIAGKLAGDEVLKATVTVDSEKSLDLKVGKKAIFLFKASSVIVSKDDSIKLSATNQIKGVVSEIKDGAVNAEVIIDVNGSKISAIITRESVSSLALKAGDKVTAIIKATQIIVGVE encoded by the coding sequence ATGTCAATAAGTGCAAGAAATCAATTAAATGTTGAAATTTCTGAAGTAAGAACAGGTGTGGTAAATTCGCTGATCGCTGGTAAACTCGCAGGTGACGAAGTTTTAAAAGCTACTGTTACAGTTGATAGCGAGAAGAGTCTTGATCTAAAAGTTGGTAAAAAAGCTATATTTTTATTCAAAGCTTCAAGCGTTATCGTTTCAAAAGATGACAGCATCAAACTTAGCGCTACAAACCAAATCAAAGGTGTTGTTAGCGAGATAAAAGACGGAGCTGTAAATGCTGAAGTTATTATCGATGTAAATGGCAGTAAAATTTCAGCTATCATCACAAGAGAGTCAGTTAGTAGTCTAGCTTTAAAAGCAGGAGATAAAGTAACTGCAATTATCAAAGCAACTCAAATCATAGTTGGTGTTGAATAA
- the prfA gene encoding peptide chain release factor 1 — MFADKLHPFLDRYNEISTLLSDPNIANDIEKMAKLSKEQSSIEPVATAATKYLEILKDIDENKALLEDTELGELAKDELKNLEISREKLEEEIKILLLPKDPNDDKNIFLEIRAGTGGDEAALFVGDLFNAYIRYAELRGYKFEIVSQSEGNTGGFKEIIVLIKGKGAYSRLKFEGGTHRVQRVPETESQGRVHTSAVTVAIMPEVEDSEIEINPNDIRVDVMRSSGHGGQSVNTTDSAVRITHIPTGLVVTNQDGKSQHKNKEAAMKVLKARLYELQEQERLAKETSERKSQVGTGDRSGRIRTYNYPQNRISDHRINLTLYRLDAIMAAGLFDEIIEPLITHYQAEAMLEAGI; from the coding sequence ATGTTTGCTGATAAACTTCATCCATTTTTGGATCGCTATAATGAAATTTCTACGCTTCTTAGCGATCCAAATATAGCAAACGATATCGAAAAGATGGCAAAGCTTTCAAAAGAACAGTCATCAATCGAGCCAGTCGCAACAGCCGCAACAAAATATCTAGAAATTTTAAAAGACATCGACGAAAATAAAGCCCTGCTTGAGGACACTGAACTTGGCGAGCTTGCAAAAGATGAGCTTAAAAATTTAGAAATTTCAAGAGAGAAGCTTGAAGAAGAGATCAAAATTTTACTTCTTCCAAAAGATCCAAACGATGATAAAAATATATTTTTAGAAATTCGCGCAGGTACTGGTGGCGATGAGGCTGCACTATTTGTTGGAGATCTTTTTAATGCTTACATTAGATATGCGGAGCTTCGAGGATATAAATTTGAGATCGTTAGCCAAAGCGAGGGTAACACTGGCGGCTTTAAAGAGATCATAGTGCTTATAAAAGGTAAAGGTGCTTACTCGAGGCTAAAATTTGAAGGTGGCACGCATAGAGTTCAGCGTGTGCCAGAGACCGAGAGCCAGGGCAGGGTGCACACTTCGGCTGTTACTGTGGCTATTATGCCAGAGGTCGAGGATAGTGAGATCGAGATCAATCCAAATGATATAAGAGTCGATGTGATGAGAAGCTCGGGCCATGGCGGTCAGTCAGTAAATACAACCGATAGCGCCGTTAGGATCACACATATACCAACAGGCCTTGTTGTCACAAACCAAGATGGCAAGAGTCAGCACAAAAATAAAGAAGCTGCGATGAAGGTGCTAAAGGCTAGACTTTATGAGCTTCAAGAGCAAGAGAGGCTTGCAAAAGAGACTAGTGAGCGAAAGAGCCAAGTTGGCACCGGAGATCGTTCTGGCAGGATAAGGACATACAACTATCCGCAAAACCGCATAAGCGATCACCGTATAAATTTAACACTTTATCGCCTTGATGCGATTATGGCTGCGGGATTATTTGACGAGATCATCGAGCCACTTATTACGCATTATCAAGCAGAAGCTATGCTAGAAGCTGGCATTTAA
- the rpsT gene encoding 30S ribosomal protein S20, translating into MANHKSAEKRARQTIKRTERNRFYRTRLKNITKAVRVAVEAKDIEAANEALKVANKSIHSFVSRGFLKKQTAARRVSRLAQLVNTLKAA; encoded by the coding sequence ATGGCAAACCATAAATCTGCTGAAAAAAGAGCTAGACAAACTATAAAAAGAACCGAGAGAAACAGATTTTACCGCACTAGACTTAAAAATATCACAAAAGCAGTGCGTGTAGCTGTAGAAGCTAAAGATATTGAAGCTGCAAATGAGGCTTTAAAAGTTGCTAACAAAAGCATCCACAGCTTCGTAAGCAGGGGCTTTTTGAAGAAACAAACTGCTGCTCGCCGCGTTAGTCGTCTTGCACAATTGGTAAATACTCTAAAAGCTGCTTAA
- the glmM gene encoding phosphoglucosamine mutase, with protein sequence MKLFGTDGVRGKAGEKLSAQTSMRLAMAAGIYFRKTSATNVILVGKDTRKSGYMIETAIVAGLTAVGYNVLQIGPMPTPAIAFLTENMRCDAGIMISASHNPYYDNGIKFFDSFGNKLDETIEAEIEKIFYDDELIANAQKTMTEIGANKRIDDVIGRYIVQIKNSFPKELNLKNLRVVLDVANGAAYKVAPTVFSELGADVIVINDEPNGSNINQNCGALHPEDLASEVKRLRADIGFAFDGDADRLVVVDENGEVVHGDAILGSLAAFLHEQKALKGGAIVATVMSNAALDDYLKAHKIKLLRSNVGDKYVLEMMKENGINFGGEQSGHVIFNDYAKTGDGLVTSMQVVAMMLKKGKKASEIFGELKPYPQILLNLKITEKKPLDKIEGLKELEASLAKEGIRSLFRYSGTENLIRLLLEGKNQTLVEKRMDEVEKFFVKALNA encoded by the coding sequence ATGAAACTATTTGGAACGGATGGAGTTCGTGGAAAAGCTGGTGAGAAGCTTTCAGCTCAAACATCTATGCGTCTTGCAATGGCGGCTGGAATTTATTTTAGAAAGACGTCAGCAACAAATGTGATTTTGGTTGGAAAAGATACTAGAAAAAGCGGTTATATGATAGAAACCGCCATCGTTGCGGGGCTGACTGCAGTTGGCTACAACGTCCTTCAAATAGGCCCTATGCCAACACCTGCGATCGCATTTTTAACAGAAAATATGCGCTGCGACGCTGGCATAATGATAAGCGCCTCACACAACCCATACTACGATAACGGCATCAAATTTTTTGATAGCTTTGGCAACAAGCTTGATGAGACGATAGAGGCTGAGATAGAAAAAATCTTCTACGACGATGAGCTCATCGCAAATGCCCAAAAGACGATGACAGAAATCGGTGCAAACAAGAGGATCGACGATGTTATCGGCAGATATATCGTGCAGATCAAAAATTCATTCCCAAAAGAGCTAAATTTAAAGAATTTACGAGTGGTTTTAGACGTGGCAAACGGAGCTGCTTACAAGGTCGCACCAACTGTATTTAGCGAGCTTGGAGCTGATGTCATCGTCATAAACGACGAGCCAAATGGTAGCAACATTAACCAAAACTGTGGCGCACTTCATCCAGAAGATCTAGCAAGCGAGGTAAAAAGGCTTCGTGCCGACATCGGCTTTGCATTTGATGGCGATGCTGATAGGCTTGTAGTAGTTGACGAAAACGGCGAAGTCGTGCATGGAGATGCGATACTTGGCTCACTAGCTGCATTTTTACACGAGCAAAAGGCGCTAAAAGGCGGAGCTATCGTGGCTACGGTAATGAGTAACGCCGCACTTGATGACTATCTAAAAGCTCACAAGATCAAGCTACTTCGCTCAAACGTAGGCGATAAATACGTGCTTGAAATGATGAAAGAAAATGGCATAAATTTTGGCGGCGAGCAAAGCGGCCACGTGATATTTAATGACTACGCTAAAACTGGCGACGGTCTTGTTACCTCAATGCAAGTCGTTGCAATGATGCTTAAAAAAGGCAAAAAAGCTAGTGAAATTTTTGGCGAGCTAAAGCCATATCCACAAATTTTACTAAATTTAAAGATCACAGAGAAAAAGCCGCTTGATAAGATAGAGGGTCTAAAAGAGCTTGAAGCTAGCCTTGCAAAAGAGGGCATAAGATCGCTCTTTAGATACTCTGGCACTGAAAATTTGATCAGACTTTTGCTCGAGGGCAAAAATCAAACTTTAGTTGAAAAACGCATGGATGAAGTTGAGAAATTTTTTGTAAAAGCCCTAAATGCGTAA
- the lspA gene encoding signal peptidase II, which yields MRKSLVKFFIAFFIIFIVDQAIKMIFIDGFSWDGEFFSLVLTYNKGVAFSMFAFLDEWLKFIQIALILGVFVYLVVEKKLLCSHAIWLGALLGAGSSNITDRFVHGGVVDYVFWHKWFNFAVFNFADVMIDLCVVMILWQSFRKRRESGK from the coding sequence ATGCGTAAAAGCTTAGTTAAATTTTTCATCGCATTTTTTATCATTTTTATCGTTGATCAAGCGATAAAGATGATATTTATAGATGGTTTTTCGTGGGACGGAGAGTTTTTTTCGCTAGTTCTTACATATAATAAGGGTGTTGCATTTTCGATGTTTGCCTTTTTAGATGAGTGGCTGAAATTTATCCAAATTGCCCTTATTTTAGGCGTTTTTGTCTATCTGGTCGTTGAAAAAAAACTACTTTGCTCGCATGCCATTTGGCTTGGAGCTTTGCTAGGAGCTGGTAGCTCAAATATCACAGATAGATTTGTCCATGGTGGTGTCGTGGATTACGTCTTTTGGCACAAGTGGTTTAACTTTGCAGTCTTTAACTTCGCTGATGTAATGATCGATCTTTGCGTCGTGATGATACTTTGGCAAAGTTTTAGAAAAAGGAGAGAGAGTGGGAAATAA
- a CDS encoding NINE protein gives MGNNIYVAYALWLLTGWLGAHRIYLGKFITGFLMMGLFFIGYSLQIILIGYLFLAIWGIWWLIDAFLVGAYVEKNLQKVELKERLKLKDKEEDLKRLYELFESGAISKAEFEARKEILFR, from the coding sequence GTGGGAAATAATATCTACGTCGCATACGCGCTTTGGCTACTTACTGGCTGGCTTGGAGCGCATAGAATTTACCTTGGTAAATTTATCACTGGCTTTTTGATGATGGGACTATTTTTTATCGGTTACTCTTTGCAAATCATCCTCATTGGCTACTTATTTTTGGCTATTTGGGGCATTTGGTGGCTAATCGATGCATTTTTGGTTGGTGCTTATGTCGAGAAAAATTTACAAAAAGTCGAGCTAAAAGAGAGACTAAAACTAAAAGATAAAGAAGAGGACTTAAAAAGGCTTTATGAGCTTTTTGAGAGTGGTGCGATCAGCAAGGCTGAATTTGAAGCTAGAAAAGAGATACTTTTTAGATAA
- a CDS encoding CopD family protein, translated as MAEYYLYLKYLHYLFFISWMAVLFYQPRLYVYHVENMDKPDFVKVVEVMEYKMYHYIGWVALIGSFFTGILILIAMPDLIKTGHIHVKILVVILMAIYHLDLGRYMKQLKEKRCNKSGIFFRAYNEVPTIAMLIIIWVMIVNPF; from the coding sequence ATGGCAGAATATTATCTTTACTTAAAATACCTCCACTATTTGTTTTTCATCTCGTGGATGGCAGTGCTGTTTTATCAGCCAAGGCTCTACGTTTATCACGTAGAAAATATGGACAAGCCAGACTTTGTCAAAGTGGTTGAGGTGATGGAGTATAAAATGTATCACTACATCGGCTGGGTCGCACTGATTGGCTCATTTTTCACTGGCATTTTGATACTTATCGCGATGCCTGATCTTATAAAAACTGGTCACATCCATGTCAAAATTTTAGTTGTCATCTTGATGGCTATCTATCACCTAGACCTTGGACGCTACATGAAGCAGCTCAAAGAAAAACGCTGTAACAAAAGTGGCATCTTCTTTAGAGCTTACAACGAAGTGCCAACTATTGCAATGCTTATCATCATCTGGGTAATGATAGTAAATCCATTTTAA
- a CDS encoding acetyl-CoA carboxylase subunit A produces the protein MIHKILIANRGEIAVRIVRACRDLHIQSVGIYTAPDSECLHVRIADEAYQVGEDPIKGYLDAKAIVKLAKECGADAIHPGYGFLSENYEFAKAVEDAGLIFIGPKAEVIRKMGDKNIARYLMKRNGIPIVPGTEKLNDESMDAIKEHARRIGYPVILKASGGGGGRGIREVWQEEDMQDAFESCTREAKAYFNNDEVFMEKLVVNPRHIEFQILGDNYGNIIHLCERDCSIQRRHQKIIEIAPCPSISENLRKIMGVTAVAAAKAVGYSNVGTIEFLLDDYNNFYFMEMNTRIQVEHGITEEITGHDLVVRQIRIAAGEILEIEQSDIKPRGYAIEARITAENVWENFIPAPGTIEGYYPALGPSVRVDSHVYKDYTIPPFYDSLIAKLIVKATDYDLAVNKLERALEEFTIEGVRTIIPFLLTISKSKEFRRGFFDTSYVEKNLKTILENTYDDMNKEPNDDLEEVIVEAIKRYKKKR, from the coding sequence ATGATACATAAAATTCTTATCGCAAATCGTGGTGAGATCGCAGTTAGGATAGTCAGAGCTTGTAGGGATTTACACATTCAAAGTGTAGGAATTTATACAGCGCCAGACAGCGAATGCTTGCATGTAAGGATCGCTGATGAGGCCTATCAAGTGGGCGAAGATCCGATCAAGGGCTATCTTGACGCCAAAGCTATCGTAAAGCTTGCTAAAGAGTGCGGGGCTGACGCGATACACCCAGGATACGGCTTTTTAAGCGAAAACTACGAATTTGCAAAGGCGGTCGAGGACGCTGGGCTTATCTTTATCGGTCCAAAGGCTGAAGTGATCAGAAAAATGGGTGATAAAAATATCGCAAGATACCTAATGAAGAGAAACGGCATACCAATCGTTCCAGGCACGGAAAAGCTAAATGATGAGAGCATGGATGCCATAAAAGAGCACGCTAGACGTATCGGCTATCCAGTCATTTTAAAAGCAAGCGGAGGAGGAGGCGGCCGTGGTATCAGGGAGGTCTGGCAAGAAGAAGATATGCAAGATGCCTTTGAGTCGTGCACCAGAGAGGCAAAAGCATACTTTAACAACGACGAAGTTTTTATGGAGAAGCTTGTCGTCAATCCTCGCCACATCGAGTTTCAAATTTTAGGCGACAACTACGGTAACATCATCCACCTTTGCGAGCGTGACTGCTCTATCCAAAGGCGCCACCAAAAGATCATCGAGATCGCACCTTGCCCTTCTATCAGTGAAAATTTAAGAAAGATCATGGGTGTGACTGCGGTGGCTGCTGCAAAGGCTGTGGGCTACTCAAACGTCGGAACGATAGAGTTTTTGCTAGATGACTACAACAACTTTTACTTTATGGAGATGAACACCCGTATCCAAGTGGAGCACGGCATCACTGAAGAGATCACAGGTCATGATCTTGTCGTTAGGCAGATAAGAATAGCAGCTGGTGAAATTTTAGAGATAGAGCAAAGCGATATCAAACCACGCGGCTACGCGATAGAGGCTAGGATCACGGCTGAAAATGTTTGGGAGAATTTCATCCCAGCACCAGGCACGATCGAGGGCTACTACCCAGCTCTTGGCCCATCCGTACGCGTCGATAGCCACGTCTATAAGGACTACACCATACCGCCATTTTACGACTCACTTATCGCAAAACTGATCGTCAAGGCGACTGATTACGATCTTGCTGTAAATAAGCTTGAAAGAGCACTTGAAGAATTTACAATCGAGGGCGTGCGAACGATCATCCCATTTTTGCTAACGATCAGCAAAAGTAAGGAATTTAGAAGGGGATTTTTCGATACTAGCTACGTTGAGAAAAACTTAAAAACTATCCTTGAAAACACCTATGATGATATGAACAAAGAGCCAAATGACGACCTAGAAGAGGTCATCGTAGAGGCGATAAAAAGATATAAAAAGAAGAGATAA
- a CDS encoding PQQ-binding-like beta-propeller repeat protein: protein MSSPFMMECKEILCGAEFKSEAEDENLNTNLPPKEQGARIGKTIWRLKLGAYLYTPVCLNDGVLYFGTAGKGRDLYAVDAKSGEVVFKFKTSGTEHFVWVESQILLANRKNKPVLISAKDGLLLKEIEFEKFRLSADQIMLVSGGRLYAVANDGAKIYAVCAEI from the coding sequence ATGAGCTCGCCATTTATGATGGAGTGCAAAGAAATTTTGTGTGGTGCAGAGTTTAAAAGCGAAGCAGAAGATGAAAATTTAAATACTAATTTGCCACCCAAAGAGCAGGGCGCAAGGATAGGCAAGACCATCTGGCGGCTAAAGCTTGGCGCATATCTCTACACGCCAGTTTGCCTGAATGATGGGGTGCTTTACTTTGGCACCGCTGGCAAGGGCCGAGATCTATACGCTGTGGATGCAAAAAGTGGCGAGGTGGTGTTTAAGTTTAAAACCAGCGGCACGGAGCATTTTGTTTGGGTCGAGAGTCAAATTTTGCTCGCAAACCGCAAAAATAAGCCAGTTTTGATAAGCGCCAAAGATGGCTTGCTATTAAAAGAGATAGAGTTTGAGAAATTTAGGCTTAGCGCAGATCAGATCATGCTAGTAAGCGGTGGCAGGCTCTATGCTGTGGCAAATGACGGAGCTAAAATTTACGCAGTTTGCGCAGAAATTTAG
- a CDS encoding SMI1/KNR4 family protein, whose protein sequence is MFLKLDEIAKKLDQIFLPLEQEGMTGMRLLPQKDASALIQAQKSLGVNFPAKFTELLNKFDLGNFEICNISFGSRGDYASELVRLNSVDEFGGKWWHGEARPANLIVFAVGDPWIFLLDCTSGAVYAWLLGDKKLCSRRVASDFEKFFTALASTYIARLNDEALPSAQHILNFVQADDTALSFWQEMAQI, encoded by the coding sequence ATGTTTTTAAAACTAGATGAGATCGCTAAAAAACTAGATCAAATTTTCTTGCCACTAGAGCAAGAAGGCATGACTGGCATGAGACTTTTACCACAAAAGGACGCTTCGGCGCTTATACAAGCGCAAAAGAGCCTTGGCGTAAATTTTCCAGCTAAATTTACAGAGCTTTTAAACAAATTTGACCTTGGCAATTTTGAAATTTGCAATATCAGTTTTGGCTCCAGAGGCGACTATGCAAGCGAGCTAGTGCGGCTAAATAGCGTAGATGAATTTGGTGGCAAATGGTGGCATGGCGAGGCTCGCCCAGCAAATTTGATAGTTTTTGCCGTGGGTGATCCGTGGATATTTTTGCTTGATTGCACGAGTGGTGCAGTCTATGCGTGGCTACTTGGAGATAAAAAGCTTTGCAGCAGGCGCGTTGCGAGCGACTTTGAAAAATTTTTCACAGCGCTTGCCAGCACCTATATAGCAAGGCTAAATGATGAAGCCCTACCATCAGCCCAGCATATCCTAAATTTTGTCCAAGCAGACGACACAGCACTTTCTTTTTGGCAAGAGATGGCGCAAATTTAG
- the gdhA gene encoding NADP-specific glutamate dehydrogenase, with amino-acid sequence MSEYIEQTMEWIKKTNPGQGVFVQAATEVLNSLEPLIKRESKYQKHAILERIVIPERTVIFRVTYTGDDGRPKVNNGYRVQFNSAVGPYKGGLRLHPSVDLGVLKFLGFEQIFKNSLTGVNIGGAKGGSTFDPKGKSEGEIMRFCQAFMSELYRHIGNTVDVPAGDIGVGAREIGYMFGQYKKLTGRFDGILTGKGLNWGGSLARTEATGYGLVYFTQNMLKKAGLDLEGKKCSVSGSGNVAIYTVEKLYQAGALPITVSDSNGYVYDAEGIDLAVLKELKEVKRARLSEYTKFRPNAKYVSVSEYKEGRNGVWDVPCDGAFPCATQNELHLADIKTLYANGCRFVAEGANMPSTLDAINFMLAQKDFYFAPAKAANAGGVGTSGLEMMQNAGMSSWSFEEVDRRLHGIMNHIFELSYETSKEFGDEGNLVLGSNIAGFRKVADAMIDQGYV; translated from the coding sequence ATGAGCGAGTACATCGAACAAACGATGGAGTGGATAAAGAAGACCAACCCAGGTCAAGGCGTCTTTGTCCAAGCTGCGACTGAGGTTTTAAACAGCCTAGAGCCGCTTATCAAAAGAGAGAGCAAGTACCAAAAACACGCGATCCTAGAGCGCATCGTCATCCCTGAACGCACGGTGATCTTTCGCGTGACATACACGGGCGATGATGGCAGACCAAAGGTAAATAACGGCTACCGCGTGCAGTTTAACTCAGCTGTTGGCCCATACAAAGGCGGTCTAAGGCTCCACCCAAGCGTCGATCTTGGCGTGCTAAAATTTCTTGGATTTGAGCAAATTTTCAAAAACTCGCTCACTGGCGTAAATATCGGCGGCGCAAAAGGCGGCAGCACCTTTGATCCAAAGGGCAAGAGCGAGGGCGAGATAATGCGCTTTTGCCAAGCATTTATGAGCGAGCTATATCGCCACATCGGCAACACCGTGGATGTGCCAGCAGGCGACATCGGCGTGGGCGCTAGAGAGATCGGCTATATGTTTGGTCAGTATAAAAAGCTAACTGGCAGATTTGATGGCATCCTAACTGGCAAAGGGCTAAACTGGGGCGGCAGCCTAGCGCGCACAGAGGCTACTGGATACGGACTAGTATATTTCACTCAAAACATGCTAAAAAAAGCTGGACTTGATCTAGAGGGCAAAAAATGCAGCGTCAGCGGTAGCGGAAACGTCGCCATCTACACAGTCGAAAAGCTCTATCAAGCAGGCGCACTGCCTATCACCGTTTCTGACTCAAACGGATATGTCTATGACGCTGAGGGCATCGATCTAGCGGTACTTAAAGAGTTAAAAGAGGTCAAGCGCGCTCGCCTTAGCGAATACACCAAATTTAGACCAAACGCAAAATACGTAAGCGTAAGCGAGTACAAAGAGGGCAGAAACGGCGTGTGGGACGTGCCGTGCGACGGAGCGTTTCCGTGTGCGACGCAAAACGAACTGCACCTAGCCGACATAAAGACGCTCTACGCTAACGGCTGCCGCTTTGTGGCCGAGGGCGCGAACATGCCAAGCACGCTTGATGCAATAAATTTCATGCTCGCGCAAAAAGATTTTTACTTCGCTCCAGCAAAGGCTGCAAACGCAGGCGGCGTGGGTACAAGCGGCCTAGAGATGATGCAAAACGCCGGCATGAGCTCGTGGAGCTTTGAAGAGGTTGACCGCAGACTGCACGGCATCATGAATCATATCTTTGAGCTTAGCTACGAAACTAGCAAGGAGTTTGGCGACGAGGGAAATCTGGTGCTCGGCTCAAATATCGCGGGCTTTCGCAAGGTAGCCGATGCGATGATAGATCAGGGGTATGTGTAG
- the infC gene encoding translation initiation factor IF-3, translated as MSKENEVLLNEDIRAREVRCVGDDGTAYGVISREEALEISNKLGLDLVLIAPDAKPPVCKIMDYGKFRYQQEKKQKEAKKKQKTIEIKEIKLSVKIAQNDINYKVKHASEFLQDGKHVKFRVFLKGREMSTPEAGVAMLEKVWEMIKNEADRDKEPMIEGRYVNMLVTPKKG; from the coding sequence TTGAGTAAGGAAAATGAAGTATTGCTCAATGAGGACATAAGGGCGAGAGAGGTAAGATGTGTAGGGGATGATGGCACAGCATACGGTGTCATCTCAAGAGAAGAGGCTTTAGAGATCTCAAATAAGCTTGGGCTTGATCTAGTACTTATAGCGCCTGACGCGAAGCCGCCAGTTTGCAAGATAATGGACTATGGTAAATTCCGTTATCAGCAAGAGAAAAAGCAAAAAGAAGCCAAGAAAAAGCAAAAAACCATCGAGATAAAAGAGATAAAACTCTCTGTCAAGATCGCCCAAAACGATATAAACTACAAGGTTAAACACGCAAGCGAGTTTTTGCAAGATGGCAAACACGTTAAATTTCGTGTATTTTTAAAGGGTCGCGAGATGAGCACACCAGAAGCTGGTGTAGCTATGCTTGAGAAGGTCTGGGAAATGATAAAAAATGAAGCTGATCGCGATAAAGAACCTATGATAGAAGGTCGTTATGTAAATATGCTTGTAACTCCAAAAAAGGGTTAA